One Gadus chalcogrammus isolate NIFS_2021 chromosome 4, NIFS_Gcha_1.0, whole genome shotgun sequence DNA segment encodes these proteins:
- the pomca gene encoding proopiomelanocortin a: MCPAWLLVVAVVGVARGTVSQCWEQPSCKDVSSESNILECIQLCRSDLTEETPLFPGDAHLQPLLLPEPDSSPPFSRSPSSPSSPLSFSSSLLLPGGGARPAKRSYSMEHFRWGKPVGRKRRPIKVFTSSSSSSSSPPPGPDDSSEGFPGEMRRELGNEALEEVKKDGYKMKHFRWGSPLPSKRYGGFMKSWREEERGQGPLITLFRNLINKEQQPDA, encoded by the exons ATGTGTCCTGCATGGTTATTGGTTGTGGCAGTGGTGGGTGTGGCCAGAGGAACTGTCAGTCAATGCTGGGAACAACCCTCCTGTAAAGACGTGTCTTCAGAGAGCAATATActg gAATGTATCCAGCTGTGTCGGTCCGACCTGACAGAGGAGACGCCCCTCTTCCCGGGCGACGCCCACCTgcagcccctcctcctgccGGAGCCCGACTCCAGCCCACCCTTCTcgcgctccccctcctccccctcctcccccctctccttctcctcttccctgctcctccccggggggggggcgcgcccgGCTAAGCGCTCCTACTCCATGGAGCATTTCCGCTGGGGCAAACCGGTGGGCCGCAAGAGGCGCCCCATCAAGgtgttcacctcctcctcctcctcctcctcctctcccccccccggccctgaCGACTCCTCCGAGGGCTTCCccggggagatgaggagggagctGGGCAACGAGGcgctggaggaggtgaagaaggacgGCTACAAGATGAAGCACTTCCGCTGGGGCTCCCCGCTGCCCAGCAAGCGGTACGGAGGCTTCATGAAgagctggagggaggaggagcgcgGCCAGGGGCCCCTGATCACACTGTTCAGGAACCTCATCAACAAGGAGCAGCAGCCCGACGcctag